The Colletotrichum higginsianum IMI 349063 chromosome 2, whole genome shotgun sequence genome has a segment encoding these proteins:
- a CDS encoding Hsp70 family chaperone, whose translation MSEKPDVLVSVDLGTTFTGVAWMTPKTPIQVINDWPGSGDRGERKVPTVLTYNSDGSLSKWGFMCGDEEENMPGKVRREFFKIFIDPDTLEAWQKRGLPNAPQNVAEAERLVTDFMREVYEHVKESIETQLGRRHSGGWTDMSVHFLFSVPTTWTKMETINAFKRIIHDAGFGVEGPRHLAQVDLTEAEAAAVATLKTSAIDFHVGSLFLTVDAGGGTTDLAVMQITSTDSKHPQMSQISEVKGVGIGASLIDVAFINLVNSRLAAYPEAHRLLPHNLAFRMSRSHHFKTVKHKFGERAYMQPVFKIQLEGVSHDFSHAGLRIVDGRMMFTMQEIQALFDVNIEGILRCIREQLDRLVKKQQPQEIEYMILSGGLGGSAYVRDSLQKQFQNYSHQNASKVAVIPCQDPQLVVVRGLLLDHQQKMETGRISVLATRVARASYGVLIKQVYSPQQHFDEEIQNDQFDPKKKWAMNQIRWLIRKGDSVNPNSPLVHSLAVSLAPGDTKRSWDAHIVVSHNETSFLPKSMKQAGATKLCDVRSNLTGLQQEQLVLKHKRGTCFSKGYTFYVLNFDIRVIIAPADLRFELWFGGQKFSGNHEPIAVSWDQEGVKAGEVNEQKRNTGFGMSPAG comes from the exons ATGAGTGAGAAACCGGATGTGCTCGTGTCAGTCGACCTCGGCACCACTTTCACAG GTGTCGCCTGGATGACGCCCAAGACGCCGATACAGGTCATCAACGACTGGCCCGGAAGCGGCGATCGAGGCGAGCGCAAAGTCCCGACCGTCCTCACCTACAACTCGGACGGCAGCCTGTCGAAATGGGGCTTCATGTgcggggacgaggaggagaacatGCCGGGTAAGGTGCGGCGTGAGTTCTTCAAAATCTTCATCGACCCGGACACGCTGGAGGCGTGGCAGAAGAGAGGACTGCCCAACGCGCCGCAgaacgtcgccgaggccgagaggctGGTGACGGACTTTATGCGGGAGGTGTACGAGCACGTCAAGGAGTCCATCGAGACGCAGCTGGGGCGGCGTCACTCGGGCGGATGGACGGACATGAGCGTCCACTTCCTCTTCAGCGTGCCGACGACGTGGACCAAGATGGAGACGATCAACGCCTTCAAGAGGATCATCCACgacgccggcttcggcgtcgaggggccGCGGCACTTGGCGCAAGTCGACctgaccgaggccgaggcggcggccgtcgctACTCTCAAAACGAGCGCGATCGACTTCCACGTAGGGAGCCTCTTCTTGACGgtggacgccggcggcggcacgacgGACCTGGCGGTGATGCAAATCACCTCGACCGACAGCAAACACCCACAGATGTCGCAGATCTCCGAGGTCAagggcgtcggcatcggggCGTCCCTCATCGACGTGGCCTTCATAAACCTGGTGAACTCGCGGCTGGCTGCGTACCCCGAGGCGCACCGCCTGCTCCCTCACAACCTGGCGTTCCGGATGTCGAGGAGCCACCACTTCAAGACGGTGAAGCACAAGTTTGGCGAGAGGGCCTACATGCAGCCCGTCTTCAAGAtccagctcgagggcgtcTCGCACGACTTCAGTCACGCCGGGCTACGGATCGTGGACGGGAGGATGATGTTTACCAT GCAAGAAATCCAAGCGCTGTTCGATGTCAATATCGAGGGAATCCTCCGGTGCATCAGGGAGCAGTTGGACAGGCTGGTCAAAAAACAGCAACCGCAAGAGATT GAATACATGATTCTGTCTGGAGGGTTGGGGGGCTCTGCGTATGTGCGAGACAGCCTCCAGAAGCAATTCCAGAACTACTCGCACCAGAACGCCAGCAAGGTCGCCGTGATACCTTGCCAAGACCCTCAACTTGTCGTCGTGCGCGGCCTGCTGTTGGACCACCAGCAGAAGATGGAGACGGGGCGGATCTCGGTGCTCGCGACGCGCGTAGCCCGGGCCAGCTATGGCGTGTTAATCAAACAAGTCTACTCGCCGCAGCAACACTTCGACGAGGAAATACAAAACGACCAGTTTGACCCCAAGAAGAAATGGGCAATGAACCAGATACGATGGCTCATTCGCAAG GGCGACAGTGTCAACCCAAACTCGCCGCTGGTGCACTCGCTGGCGGTGTCACTGGCCCCGGGCGATACGAAGAGGTCATGGGACGCCCATATTGTCGTCTCTCACAACGAGACATCGTTCCTGCCAAAGAGCATGAAACAGG CGGGGGCAACGAAGCTGTGTGATGTACGGAGCAACCTTACGGGATTGCAGCAAGAACAGCTCGTGCTCAAACACAAACGGGGAACCTGCTTTTCCAAGGGATACACGTTCTACGTGCTGAACTTTGACATCCGGGTCATCATCGCGCCGGCCGACCTCCGATTCGAGCTGTGGTTCGGCGGGCAGAAGTTCTCGGGCAACCACGAGCCGATTGCTGTGTCGTGGGACCAGGAAGGTGTCAAGGCCGGTGAGGTGAACGAGCAAAAGAGAAACACGGGATTTGGGATGTCGCCTGCTGGCTAG
- a CDS encoding Sodium/bile acid cotransporter yields MTGSAGGQNRAAEGEEEKHPSDASAGARFRAKAVKVIKFVLAQWLVIGFGLSCVFAYLFPNVAARGGPIRSEYSIIYGGIAIIFLVSGLQLSHAKLRQNLTNWRLHIIVQGISFIVIPVILLIIIHIIIAAGGLRNNVLSTPIIVGMVVASCLPTTIASNVVMTRASGGDEAAAIIEVVIGNVLGSFISPGLIYGFIPKTPEFADWQPANPSTLGGMYANVLKQLGLSVLLPLAVGQVVRWFWEKRVDWALRTFYLAKVSTFCLILLVWTTFSAAFKTGALFVTPHASIIFNVFMNVALYMLFTLICFYAARPPLSACEAVNPRVASRAAPGLLRRALTVRQLSREQTIAVCFCGAAKTTSLGIPLATAMWTASDDLTRALVQIPVLLYTIEQVFMAQILVYVFKWYLRKAAKAEAEATEDEEGGGGGNSVGGVGSGVGMSADERREGEGERYSGNMAGGGEGEKQSGKEKGEGG; encoded by the exons ATGACCGGCTCCGCGGGCGGCCAGAAccgggcggcggagggggaggaggagaagcaccCGTCCGACGCGTCGGCCGGGGCCCGCTTCCGGGCGAAGGCCGTCAAGGTCATCAAGTTTGTGCTCGCGCAGTGGCTCGTCATCGGGTTCGGACTGAGCTGCGTGTTTGCGTATCTCTTCCCGA ACGTCGCGGCCAGGGGCGGTCCGATCAGGTCCGAGTACTCCATCATCTACGGcggcatcgccatcatcttcctcgtcagCGGCCTGCAGCTCTCGCACGCCAAGCTGCGCCAGAACCTAACCAACTGGCGCCTGCACATCATCGTTCAGGGCATCAGCTTTATCGTCATACCCGTGATACTACTAA TCATCATccacatcatcatcgccgccggcggcctccgCAACAACGTCTTGTCGACCCCGATCATCGTCGGCATGGTCGTCGCGTCATGCCTGCCGACGACCATCGCCTCCAACGTGGTCATGACGCGCGcctcgggcggcgacgaggcggcggccatcatcgaggTCGTCATCGGCAACGTCCTCGGCAGCTTCATCTCCCCGGGCCTCATCTACGGCTTCATCCCCAAGACGCCCGAGTTCGCCGACTGGCAGCCCGCGAACCCGagcaccctcggcggcatGTACGCCAACGTCCTCAAGCAGCTCGGCCTCAGCGtcctgctgccgctggccgTCGGCCAGGTCGTGCGGTGGTTCTGGGAGAAGCGCGTCGACTGGGCGCTACGGACGTTTTACCTCGCCAAGGTGTCGACCTTTTGTCTGATTTTGCTCGTCTG GACaaccttctcggccgccttcaaGACGGGCGCACTATTCGTGACGCCGCACGCGTCCATCATCTTCAACGTCTTCATGAACGTCGCCCTCTACATGCTCTTCACCCTCATCTGCTTCTACGCGGCGCGCCCGCCCCTCTCGGCGTGCGAGGCCGTCAACCCGCGCGTGGCGTCCCGCGCCGCGCCCGGGCTCCTGCGCCGCGCGCTGACGGTGCGCCAGCTGTCGCGCGAGCAGACCATCGCCGTGTGCTTctgcggcgccgccaagacGACGTCCCTCGGCATCCCGCTGGCGACGGCCATgtggacggcctcggacgaCCTGACGAGGGCGCTGGTCCAGATCCCCGTGCTGCTGTACACCATCGAGCAGGTGTTCATGGCGCAGATCCTCGTCTACGTCTTCAAGTGGTATCTGAGGAAGGCTGCcaaggcggaggcggaggcgacggaggacgaggagggcggcggcggcggtaaTAGTGTTGGGGGCGTGGGGTCAGGGGTTGGGATGTCTGCAgacgagaggagagagggggagggggagaggtATTCGGGTAATATGGCtgggggcggcgagggtgagaAGCAGAGTGGCAAggagaaaggggaagggggttgA